In one window of Candidatus Edwardsbacteria bacterium DNA:
- a CDS encoding acyltransferase, with protein MPDAQITVGDDFTAYYRCSFNVWGKGKILFGNCCSIGSGTKIDCREAVTIGNHVLISWDVLIADYDPHPIEPDLRVQEMEYSHYMTFPRFSKKAPPVFDRSAYQFRSKPVVIEDNVWIGARAIIMKGVKIGYGSIIAAGAVVAKDVPPYSIVAGNPAVVVKNIGQNNA; from the coding sequence TTGCCGGATGCGCAAATAACGGTGGGCGATGACTTTACTGCCTATTACCGATGTTCATTCAATGTCTGGGGCAAGGGCAAAATATTATTCGGCAACTGCTGCTCCATCGGCAGCGGCACTAAAATAGACTGCCGGGAAGCCGTCACCATCGGTAACCATGTTCTTATCTCCTGGGATGTTTTGATAGCCGATTATGACCCGCATCCCATTGAGCCTGACCTTAGGGTGCAGGAGATGGAATACTCCCATTACATGACATTTCCCAGGTTCTCCAAAAAGGCTCCCCCGGTTTTCGATCGGTCAGCCTATCAATTCAGGTCCAAGCCGGTGGTGATAGAAGATAACGTCTGGATCGGCGCCAGGGCAATAATCATGAAAGGCGTAAAGATAGGATATGGTTCAATAATAGCGGCGGGTGCGGTGGTAGCAAAAGACGTACCTCCATATTCCATTGTTGCGGGAAATCCGGCTGTTGTAGTAAAAAATATCGGGCAAAATAATGCTTAA
- a CDS encoding nucleotidyltransferase domain-containing protein: MKKDNNFLFWESALQKVLLYLARHSQTEFYGREAAVRSGVGKSAANYALRRLADLGWVTVRSSGRMKHYRAVPDHPAVCQVKITDTVMGLEGFLKKLRPLAVKIVLYGSAALGQDQEDSDVDVMVISNQPDAARRAALIFAPKIQTVVKDPVEWAGMQKSGEIFYREIERGIMLWQKM, encoded by the coding sequence ATGAAGAAAGACAATAACTTTTTGTTCTGGGAAAGCGCTCTGCAGAAAGTGCTGTTATACCTGGCGCGTCATTCCCAAACCGAGTTTTACGGTCGGGAAGCGGCTGTCAGGTCCGGAGTGGGCAAAAGCGCCGCCAATTATGCTTTAAGACGGCTGGCGGATTTGGGCTGGGTAACAGTCCGGTCCAGCGGCCGCATGAAGCATTACCGGGCGGTTCCGGATCATCCGGCGGTCTGTCAGGTGAAAATAACCGACACCGTTATGGGGCTGGAGGGGTTTTTGAAAAAACTGCGGCCCCTGGCCGTTAAGATCGTACTTTACGGCAGTGCCGCATTGGGTCAGGATCAGGAAGACAGCGATGTGGATGTGATGGTCATATCCAATCAGCCGGATGCGGCCCGCCGGGCGGCGCTAATCTTTGCGCCGAAAATCCAAACCGTAGTCAAGGATCCGGTGGAGTGGGCTGGAATGCAGAAGAGCGGTGAAATATTTTACCGGGAAATAGAACGGGGGATCATGCTGTGGCAGAAAATGTAA
- a CDS encoding glucose-6-phosphate isomerase, with the protein MNNRIRFDYNNLMADRLGAYGLSQAGLETSGRLAAQASQWFYAKREAGKMDFFDLPDTNQHLKASLKMAAKCKGKYHDLVVLGIGGSALGTIAIHSALNPPTYNLQDKKTRRGRPRLWVLDNVDPEKLKAVLSLLKAKKTLVNLISKSGTTAETSAQFLWIRQWLIKGAGKSWSKNMVVTTDPAGGIMRQIVNREKLSSLEVPSGVGGRFSVLTPVGLFPLAMAGVDIKSLLDGANQLRKMTLNENPWKNPARLYALTQYLLYQKGCRINVMMPYSDSLYPMADWFRQLWAESLGKRLDNKNQTVETGPTPIKALGATDQHSQLQLYIEGPRDKAITFLRVEKFRNDIIIPKAYPKVADISYLGGKTFGQLLNAEARATAMALAKNGRPNCSFIISEISPRTIGQLIFLLETATAYAGGLFGINPMDQPGVEEGKRYTYGLMGRAGFENRKAEVEKFEAGNSKKYIV; encoded by the coding sequence ATGAATAACCGCATAAGATTTGATTACAATAACCTGATGGCCGACCGGCTGGGGGCATACGGCCTCAGCCAGGCCGGGCTGGAAACATCCGGCCGCCTGGCGGCCCAAGCCAGCCAATGGTTCTATGCCAAACGTGAGGCCGGGAAGATGGATTTCTTCGACCTGCCGGACACCAATCAGCATTTAAAAGCCAGCCTGAAGATGGCGGCAAAGTGCAAGGGGAAGTACCACGATCTGGTGGTGCTGGGGATTGGAGGCTCGGCCTTGGGAACCATCGCCATCCACTCGGCCCTCAATCCGCCTACCTATAATTTACAGGATAAAAAAACTCGTCGGGGGCGGCCCCGGCTGTGGGTGCTGGACAATGTGGATCCGGAAAAACTGAAGGCGGTGCTGTCTCTGCTCAAAGCCAAGAAGACCCTGGTCAACCTGATCAGCAAGTCCGGCACCACCGCCGAGACCAGCGCCCAATTCCTGTGGATCCGGCAGTGGCTGATCAAAGGCGCGGGCAAGAGCTGGTCAAAGAATATGGTGGTCACCACCGATCCGGCCGGCGGGATCATGCGGCAGATCGTGAACCGGGAGAAGCTGTCCAGCCTGGAGGTGCCCTCCGGGGTGGGCGGGCGGTTCTCGGTGCTGACGCCGGTGGGCCTGTTTCCCCTGGCCATGGCCGGGGTGGACATCAAATCCCTGCTGGATGGCGCCAACCAGCTGCGTAAGATGACCCTGAATGAGAACCCCTGGAAGAACCCGGCCCGGCTGTATGCCCTGACTCAATACCTGCTTTACCAAAAGGGCTGCCGGATCAATGTGATGATGCCCTATTCCGACAGCCTGTACCCGATGGCCGACTGGTTCCGGCAGCTGTGGGCCGAAAGCCTGGGCAAGAGGCTGGACAATAAAAATCAGACGGTGGAGACCGGCCCCACCCCCATCAAGGCCCTGGGGGCCACCGACCAGCACTCCCAACTGCAGCTGTATATCGAAGGCCCCCGGGACAAGGCGATCACCTTCCTGAGGGTCGAAAAGTTCCGCAATGACATAATCATTCCCAAGGCTTACCCCAAGGTCGCTGATATATCCTACCTGGGTGGAAAAACTTTCGGCCAGCTGCTTAATGCCGAGGCCCGGGCCACAGCCATGGCCCTGGCCAAGAACGGCCGTCCCAACTGCAGTTTCATCATTTCGGAGATAAGCCCCCGGACCATCGGCCAGCTGATATTCCTTTTGGAGACCGCCACCGCTTACGCCGGAGGGCTGTTCGGGATCAACCCCATGGACCAGCCGGGGGTGGAGGAGGGCAAGCGTTATACCTACGGTCTGATGGGCCGGGCGGGGTTCGAGAACCGCAAGGCCGAGGTGGAGAAATTCGAGGCTGGGAATTCAAAAAAATATATTGTGTGA
- a CDS encoding HEPN domain-containing protein, translating into MAENVNPEYRECLEKGRLKKFPQAAGLAPAELEQAAADLITARQSLAQGNHKWASIQAYYSMFHAARALVYKAGLRERSHHCLQYALRELYVKTKQLDVRLVESLQLAKVLRENADYYGRFSPDSAGKLVNDAEEFLTAAKELIA; encoded by the coding sequence GTGGCAGAAAATGTAAACCCGGAATACCGGGAATGTTTGGAAAAAGGGCGGTTGAAAAAATTTCCCCAGGCGGCCGGGCTGGCGCCGGCCGAGCTGGAGCAGGCGGCGGCGGATCTTATTACCGCCCGGCAGAGCCTGGCCCAGGGAAACCATAAATGGGCTTCTATACAGGCTTATTACTCCATGTTTCATGCCGCCCGGGCTTTGGTGTACAAGGCCGGATTGCGCGAAAGAAGCCATCACTGTCTGCAGTATGCGCTGCGGGAATTATACGTTAAAACCAAACAGCTCGATGTACGGTTGGTGGAATCGCTGCAGCTGGCAAAGGTGCTCAGGGAAAATGCCGATTATTATGGAAGGTTTTCTCCGGACAGCGCTGGTAAACTGGTCAATGATGCAGAAGAATTTCTGACTGCCGCTAAAGAGTTGATTGCCTGA
- a CDS encoding glycosyltransferase family 2 protein: MAEKEYGMLEPDLSVIIVSYNVRELLKACIRSVYDGCGNLNTEIIVVDNASIDRSAEMVRTFYPKVKLVSTADNRGFAAANNQGYKISTGGYILLLNPDTIVKPGAIKTVLEFMKTTPKAGLAGCRMIDGDGGLQMSIRRMPSISDNILQALFLDKLFFPENKKEIYYHSKPFKIGFPDGACMMVRRSALMDMPLLNEEYFMYAEEKDLAWRLNKNGYHCYFVPGAEIVHYGGKSTDQTALPMFLELQKSQIRYYKTHNTPAKAFVLCTSWWLVLFTRFLSSTPFVLLGRTHKAKLFYNALLHYPKYL, translated from the coding sequence TTGGCAGAAAAGGAATACGGGATGTTGGAACCTGATCTTTCAGTCATTATTGTAAGCTACAATGTGCGGGAACTGCTGAAGGCTTGCATCCGTTCCGTATACGATGGCTGTGGCAACCTGAACACCGAAATTATCGTGGTTGATAATGCTTCCATTGACAGATCGGCCGAGATGGTCAGAACGTTTTATCCCAAGGTCAAACTTGTGTCCACTGCCGACAACCGTGGTTTTGCCGCAGCCAACAATCAGGGGTATAAAATTTCCACCGGCGGATACATACTTTTGCTTAATCCCGATACTATAGTCAAACCAGGCGCAATCAAAACAGTGTTGGAATTTATGAAAACCACACCAAAGGCTGGCTTGGCGGGGTGCCGTATGATTGACGGTGACGGCGGTTTGCAGATGTCCATCAGACGCATGCCCTCAATAAGTGATAATATTTTGCAGGCTTTGTTTCTGGACAAATTATTTTTCCCAGAAAATAAAAAAGAAATTTATTACCATAGTAAACCATTTAAGATCGGCTTTCCCGACGGGGCATGCATGATGGTCCGGCGTAGTGCTCTAATGGATATGCCATTGCTGAACGAAGAATATTTCATGTATGCCGAGGAAAAGGACTTGGCCTGGCGGCTTAATAAGAATGGCTATCATTGTTATTTTGTGCCGGGGGCGGAGATAGTACACTATGGCGGAAAAAGCACCGATCAGACGGCACTGCCAATGTTTTTGGAGCTGCAAAAAAGCCAGATAAGATATTATAAAACACACAACACACCAGCCAAAGCTTTTGTTCTTTGCACCAGTTGGTGGCTGGTCCTTTTCACCCGGTTTTTGTCTTCGACACCTTTTGTCCTGCTGGGCCGTACACACAAGGCAAAACTGTTCTACAATGCCCTTTTGCATTATCCCAAATATTTATGA
- a CDS encoding glycosyltransferase family 2 protein — protein MPPFVSIILPVRNEEKFIIPCLQSIFLQDYPSDKFEVIIIDGRSDDSTIDSIAEFKIQNPKSNIIVLDNPKKVVSAGLNIGFKAAKGDIIIRMDAHAAYGRDYISQCLAALEKSGAANVGGPALALPGGQGALANAIALAHYSPFGLGGGQFRNPGAEGFVETVWPGCFRREVFDKVGYIDERRTRTEDLEFNTRLRMAGYKIFITPLIRAYYYCRTTLWETWRQRWADGYEITHFLPDNPKAPRLRHFVPLIFIGSLILLFWLSWLSAGGWGYRVWGHGAGANFLIRGLKDLGLVKLPGIFSLKVWCWNLLFIRLLVLELGAYFTVMALAVGQVALSEKRKAKSGTAQFKEGQSIHNSDTMSKQLYDNGNTIVSQPYHNDIASLLLLPIVFMTLHFSYGLGSIWGLVTLAGWAKKRNNV, from the coding sequence ATGCCGCCATTTGTATCAATAATCCTTCCCGTTCGTAATGAAGAGAAATTTATAATTCCTTGTCTGCAATCAATATTTCTTCAAGATTATCCTTCTGATAAATTTGAAGTAATTATTATAGATGGCCGATCCGATGACTCTACGATTGACAGCATCGCTGAATTCAAAATTCAAAATCCCAAATCCAATATTATAGTTCTGGACAACCCCAAAAAAGTTGTCAGCGCCGGGCTTAATATTGGATTCAAGGCCGCCAAGGGTGACATCATAATTCGAATGGACGCCCACGCCGCGTACGGCCGGGATTATATCAGCCAATGCCTGGCTGCCCTGGAAAAAAGCGGCGCGGCCAACGTGGGCGGGCCGGCCCTGGCCCTGCCGGGGGGACAGGGTGCACTGGCAAATGCAATTGCCCTGGCCCATTACAGCCCCTTCGGGCTGGGCGGCGGGCAATTCCGCAACCCCGGGGCCGAGGGCTTTGTGGAGACGGTCTGGCCGGGATGCTTCCGCCGGGAGGTATTCGATAAGGTGGGCTATATTGACGAACGGCGCACCCGCACCGAGGACCTGGAGTTCAACACCCGTCTCAGAATGGCCGGTTATAAAATATTCATTACGCCGCTGATCAGGGCTTACTATTATTGCCGGACCACACTCTGGGAGACCTGGCGCCAGCGCTGGGCTGACGGCTACGAGATCACGCACTTTCTGCCGGACAACCCCAAGGCTCCGCGTCTGCGGCACTTCGTGCCGCTGATCTTCATCGGCTCGCTGATCCTGCTGTTCTGGCTGTCCTGGCTGTCGGCCGGGGGCTGGGGATACCGGGTGTGGGGACATGGGGCCGGGGCCAACTTTTTGATCCGGGGCCTCAAGGACCTGGGTCTGGTCAAACTGCCGGGCATTTTCAGCCTGAAGGTTTGGTGCTGGAACCTGCTGTTCATCCGTCTGCTGGTACTGGAGCTGGGGGCCTACTTCACCGTTATGGCATTGGCGGTAGGGCAGGTGGCTTTGAGCGAAAAGCGGAAAGCGAAAAGCGGAACGGCGCAGTTTAAAGAAGGACAATCGATACACAATAGTGATACAATGAGCAAACAATTGTATGACAATGGCAACACAATCGTATCCCAACCGTATCACAATGATATAGCTTCCCTGCTATTGCTTCCAATCGTCTTTATGACCCTGCATTTTTCCTACGGGCTGGGCTCGATTTGGGGGCTGGTCACTTTAGCGGGCTGGGCGAAGAAGCGAAACAATGTTTGA
- a CDS encoding DegT/DnrJ/EryC1/StrS family aminotransferase — MIKLANPDITSKEIAAVVKVLKSGTLSLGPELEAFEKDFARYVGRKYALAVSSGTAGLHMAANALGIGPGDEVITSPYSFIASVNCILYQRAKPVLADIDPTTFNLDPQQAAAKVNSRTKALLAVDIFGLPADYKKLNALCRKHNLELIEDSCEALGARHHGRMAGSFGKISVFGFYPNKQITTGEGGMVLCDDPRIHRQMAALRNQGRSSMGGWLAHHILGYNYRMSDISAALGRVQLARLPAMLERRRRVAQNYKKLFARHLPEFTVLQDVPGVERSWFVFAVLAPPNLKGKKRDHLIKGLQRSGIQCAHYFPALHLQPALRSLGYKKGDFPVAEDVASRSLALPFHHKLTGADQIRIVETIRRII; from the coding sequence ATGATCAAGCTGGCAAACCCCGACATCACCTCAAAAGAAATTGCTGCCGTGGTCAAGGTGCTGAAGTCCGGCACCCTTAGCCTGGGGCCGGAGCTGGAGGCTTTCGAGAAAGACTTTGCCCGTTACGTGGGCCGCAAATACGCCCTGGCGGTGTCATCGGGTACCGCCGGGCTGCATATGGCGGCAAATGCCCTGGGCATCGGTCCGGGGGATGAGGTAATCACCTCGCCCTATTCCTTTATCGCCTCGGTCAACTGCATCCTTTACCAGCGGGCCAAGCCGGTGCTGGCCGACATCGATCCAACTACTTTCAATCTTGATCCCCAGCAGGCGGCGGCCAAGGTCAACTCCCGCACCAAAGCCCTGCTGGCGGTGGACATCTTCGGGCTGCCGGCCGATTATAAAAAGCTGAATGCCCTGTGCCGGAAGCACAACCTGGAACTGATCGAGGATTCCTGCGAGGCGCTGGGGGCTAGGCATCACGGCCGGATGGCCGGCTCCTTTGGAAAAATATCGGTGTTCGGCTTCTACCCCAACAAGCAGATCACCACCGGCGAGGGGGGGATGGTGCTGTGCGACGATCCCAGGATACACCGGCAGATGGCGGCCCTGCGCAACCAGGGGCGCAGCTCCATGGGCGGCTGGCTGGCCCATCATATATTGGGCTACAACTACCGGATGTCGGACATCAGCGCCGCCCTGGGGAGGGTCCAGCTGGCTCGCCTGCCGGCCATGCTGGAACGGCGCCGGAGGGTGGCCCAAAATTATAAAAAGCTGTTCGCCCGGCACCTGCCGGAGTTCACTGTCCTGCAGGACGTGCCCGGAGTTGAGCGCAGTTGGTTCGTGTTCGCAGTGCTGGCGCCGCCTAACCTGAAGGGCAAAAAGCGCGACCATTTGATCAAAGGCCTGCAGAGGTCCGGTATCCAGTGCGCCCATTATTTCCCGGCCCTGCATCTCCAGCCGGCCCTGAGATCACTGGGATACAAAAAGGGCGATTTTCCGGTGGCCGAGGATGTGGCCAGCCGCAGCCTGGCCCTGCCGTTCCATCACAAGCTGACGGGGGCCGATCAGATCAGAATTGTGGAGACCATCAGGCGGATCATCTAA
- the wecB gene encoding UDP-N-acetylglucosamine 2-epimerase (non-hydrolyzing) gives MTKKRIVIVAGARPNFPKVAPLIKAFARLAAGRRPEIILVHTGQHYDYKMSQVFLDELGLPKPDHYLGAGPGTHARQTADIMRAFEQVLLKTRPQLVMVVGDVNSTLACALTAHKMGIKVAHVEAGLRSYDRTMPEEANRLLTDHLSDYLFVSCPEGTANLRKEGIENKKIFPVGNVMIDTLVEKIPSAKKSRIHKKLGLKKAKGIKPYCLVTLHRPSNVDDGARLKNILKDLAEISKDLAVVMPLHPRTKMNIDKFKLLTHLKNKNIICLGPLGYTDFLALEMSARLVITDSGGIQEETSFLGVPCFTIRKNTERPVTVKLGSNIVAGIAPHALLKAWNKNKGRIMKAARPGKCRIPLWDGKSAGRIVKITVDGL, from the coding sequence ATGACTAAAAAACGAATAGTGATAGTGGCCGGGGCCCGGCCCAATTTCCCCAAGGTGGCGCCGCTGATCAAAGCCTTCGCCAGATTGGCTGCGGGCAGGAGGCCGGAGATCATCCTGGTGCACACCGGCCAGCACTACGATTATAAGATGTCCCAGGTGTTCCTTGACGAACTGGGCCTGCCCAAACCGGACCATTACCTGGGGGCCGGCCCGGGAACCCATGCCCGGCAGACCGCTGATATCATGAGAGCCTTCGAGCAGGTCCTGCTGAAGACCAGGCCCCAGCTGGTGATGGTGGTGGGCGACGTCAATTCCACCCTGGCCTGCGCCCTGACCGCCCATAAGATGGGGATCAAGGTGGCACACGTGGAGGCGGGCTTAAGGTCTTATGACCGGACCATGCCGGAGGAGGCCAACCGCCTGCTGACCGACCATCTTTCCGATTATCTTTTCGTCTCCTGCCCCGAAGGGACAGCCAACCTGAGAAAAGAGGGGATCGAAAACAAGAAGATATTTCCGGTGGGCAACGTGATGATAGACACCCTGGTGGAAAAGATCCCCAGCGCCAAAAAAAGCAGGATACATAAAAAACTAGGTTTGAAAAAAGCCAAGGGTATAAAACCGTATTGTCTGGTCACCTTGCACCGGCCGTCCAACGTGGACGACGGCGCCCGGCTGAAGAACATCCTGAAGGATCTTGCCGAAATATCCAAGGATCTGGCGGTGGTCATGCCACTGCATCCCCGCACCAAGATGAATATTGATAAATTCAAGCTGTTGACGCATCTTAAAAATAAAAACATCATCTGCCTGGGGCCATTGGGTTACACCGATTTTCTGGCCTTGGAGATGTCGGCCCGCTTGGTGATCACCGATTCCGGTGGCATCCAGGAGGAGACCAGCTTTTTGGGCGTGCCCTGCTTCACCATCAGAAAAAACACCGAACGCCCGGTGACGGTGAAACTGGGCAGCAATATCGTGGCTGGCATCGCACCCCATGCCCTGCTGAAGGCCTGGAACAAGAACAAGGGCAGAATAATGAAAGCGGCCAGGCCCGGCAAATGCAGAATACCGCTGTGGGACGGGAAGAGCGCCGGACGGATCGTAAAGATAACGGTCGATGGTTTATAA
- a CDS encoding 6-phosphofructokinase produces the protein MNKIKRIGLLTAGGDCPGLNAVIRAVTKSAVNDHNMEVIGIEDGYAGLIEGRFHQLKWNDVSGILHTGGTILGTSNRDNPFKYPVKKPDGELGFIDVFDKVSENIKKLHIEAIIAVGGDGTMAITSQMMERGVKVVGVPKTIDNDLAATDVTFGFDTALVTATEALDKLHTTAMSHHRVMIMETMGRYAGWIALYSGVAGGGDIILIPEIPFKLESICRTVLERGSKGKRFSIIVAAEGAKPEGGQMVVQKIVKESTDQLRLGGIGQQLAGQIEEQTGIECRVTVLGHLQRGGSPSAFDRILGTRFGVKAVELVAGGQFGRMVALKGLAVESVPLEEAVGGLRLVSPDSEVIRAARSVGVSFGD, from the coding sequence ATGAACAAGATCAAACGCATCGGCCTGCTGACCGCCGGGGGCGACTGTCCCGGCCTTAACGCGGTGATAAGGGCGGTCACAAAATCCGCGGTCAACGACCACAATATGGAGGTTATCGGGATCGAGGACGGCTATGCCGGGCTGATCGAGGGGCGGTTCCATCAGCTTAAATGGAACGATGTCTCCGGCATCCTGCATACCGGCGGCACCATCCTGGGAACCTCCAACCGGGACAACCCCTTCAAATATCCGGTCAAGAAACCTGACGGGGAGCTGGGGTTCATAGACGTGTTCGACAAGGTCAGCGAAAATATCAAAAAGCTTCATATAGAGGCCATCATCGCGGTGGGCGGGGACGGCACCATGGCCATCACCTCCCAGATGATGGAGCGGGGCGTCAAGGTGGTGGGGGTGCCCAAGACCATCGACAACGACCTGGCGGCCACCGACGTCACCTTCGGCTTCGACACGGCGCTGGTCACCGCCACCGAAGCCCTGGATAAACTGCATACCACCGCCATGTCCCACCACCGGGTGATGATCATGGAGACCATGGGGCGCTACGCCGGCTGGATCGCCCTGTACTCCGGAGTGGCCGGCGGCGGCGACATCATCCTGATTCCAGAGATACCCTTCAAACTGGAAAGCATCTGCCGCACCGTGCTGGAGCGGGGCAGCAAGGGCAAGCGCTTCTCCATCATCGTGGCGGCCGAGGGGGCCAAGCCGGAGGGCGGGCAGATGGTGGTCCAGAAGATCGTCAAGGAATCCACCGACCAGCTGAGGCTGGGCGGTATCGGCCAGCAGCTGGCCGGGCAGATAGAGGAACAGACCGGCATCGAATGCCGGGTGACGGTGCTGGGGCACCTGCAGCGGGGCGGCAGCCCCTCGGCCTTCGACCGGATACTGGGCACCCGCTTCGGGGTCAAGGCGGTGGAGCTGGTAGCCGGGGGGCAGTTCGGCCGGATGGTGGCCCTAAAAGGGCTGGCGGTGGAGTCGGTGCCGCTGGAGGAGGCAGTGGGCGGTTTGAGGCTGGTTAGCCCGGACTCCGAGGTGATCCGGGCCGCCCGTTCGGTGGGGGTCAGCTTCGGGGATTGA
- a CDS encoding glycosyltransferase, whose product MLKGRDIICFSNDWQQDPLSKHHIMSRLAKQNKVLWINSIGLRNPTATRMDVIKGFTKIKNFFTNRLEKITGNLSVLNLLVLPFHGNSLTNKINKRLLVSQVRFYKNKLGFNKPILWSFLPNAESAFGQLDEELSLYYITDDFTKFTGHPARAIAVMEERLIGQADLVIASARNIVDIKGKGKNIHLIGHGVDHQHFSRALEMTSKDWPEDVKNIKKPIIGFYGEINDWLDLEMLRRAAELKPEWSFVLVGRVAVEVGDISYLAGLKNVHLTGQKKFDQLPAYCAAFDVGLIPMKLNDLTVCVNPLKLKEYLAAGLPVVSARLPEVLAYRDVVKFADTAEELIKAVDEFLIQDREQIKHTLSQLVASENWDDKVDEISGLIEKALNERTDD is encoded by the coding sequence ATGCTTAAAGGCCGCGACATCATCTGCTTCTCCAACGACTGGCAGCAGGACCCGCTCTCCAAACATCACATCATGAGCCGGCTGGCAAAGCAAAACAAGGTGTTGTGGATAAATTCCATCGGTCTGCGCAACCCTACTGCAACTCGGATGGATGTCATCAAAGGGTTCACAAAAATAAAGAACTTTTTCACCAACCGGCTGGAAAAAATAACCGGCAATCTATCCGTTCTCAACCTGCTGGTATTGCCTTTTCACGGCAACAGCCTGACCAATAAAATAAATAAACGCCTGCTGGTCAGCCAGGTGCGGTTTTATAAGAACAAATTGGGTTTTAATAAACCCATCTTATGGTCGTTCCTGCCCAATGCCGAGAGCGCTTTCGGCCAGCTGGATGAAGAACTGTCGCTCTATTACATCACCGATGATTTTACCAAGTTCACCGGACATCCCGCCCGGGCCATTGCCGTGATGGAGGAGCGTTTGATCGGCCAGGCGGACCTGGTGATCGCCTCAGCCCGAAACATAGTGGATATCAAGGGCAAAGGCAAGAACATACATCTGATCGGTCACGGGGTGGACCACCAGCATTTCAGCCGGGCGTTGGAAATGACAAGCAAAGACTGGCCGGAAGACGTCAAAAACATTAAAAAGCCCATAATAGGATTCTACGGCGAGATCAACGACTGGCTGGACCTGGAAATGCTGCGCCGGGCGGCGGAGCTTAAGCCCGAATGGTCGTTTGTGCTGGTGGGCCGGGTGGCGGTGGAGGTGGGGGACATCAGTTATCTTGCCGGGCTAAAGAACGTACATTTGACCGGCCAAAAAAAGTTCGATCAACTGCCGGCCTACTGCGCGGCCTTTGACGTGGGGCTGATCCCCATGAAGCTGAATGACCTGACCGTCTGCGTGAATCCCTTAAAACTTAAGGAATACCTGGCGGCCGGACTGCCGGTGGTCTCGGCCCGCCTGCCCGAGGTTCTGGCCTACCGGGATGTGGTAAAATTTGCGGACACAGCGGAAGAACTGATAAAAGCTGTGGACGAGTTTTTGATTCAGGATAGGGAACAAATAAAGCATACCCTCAGCCAATTGGTGGCCTCCGAGAACTGGGACGACAAGGTGGATGAGATATCCGGACTGATCGAAAAAGCTTTGAATGAAAGAACCGATGACTAA
- a CDS encoding undecaprenyl/decaprenyl-phosphate alpha-N-acetylglucosaminyl 1-phosphate transferase: MLNYLIVLITALVATLLFLPLAMIMGRRMGIWDHPDELGMHHNSTPRSGGIAMVFGIWVALEVCWMLPQLEMGGRQLAAMGIGSLGLFVIGLLDDLSEIKPHVKAIGLAAAGLAIMLVSRHINLTGYERLDFVLGIFVLIAGANALNFLDGLDGLASGLTAIASLGFLGLGLLAGDVVLACWAAILAGVALGFCSRNFPPASIFMGDSGSLVLGGILGWMFLLLGSHGPSYLAAAFILLSWLIIDTGLAIIRRAFLHHDIFTGDRRHVYDMMYQKYHSAWKVNGIMYSIQVILVMLALSTRGVSLWIPLALAAALWLAIIGWMIKLGMFAPPDPGEQGRPALPEVEDMDLDKGMDG; the protein is encoded by the coding sequence ATGCTGAACTATCTGATCGTACTGATAACCGCCCTGGTGGCCACCCTGCTGTTCCTGCCCCTGGCCATGATCATGGGCCGGCGGATGGGCATCTGGGACCACCCCGACGAGCTGGGGATGCACCACAACTCCACCCCCCGCAGCGGAGGCATTGCAATGGTCTTCGGGATCTGGGTGGCCCTGGAGGTCTGCTGGATGCTGCCGCAGCTGGAGATGGGCGGGCGCCAGCTGGCGGCCATGGGGATCGGCAGCCTGGGTCTGTTCGTGATCGGCCTGCTGGACGACCTGAGTGAGATCAAACCGCATGTCAAGGCCATCGGGCTGGCGGCGGCCGGGCTGGCGATAATGCTGGTATCTAGGCACATCAACCTGACCGGCTATGAGCGGCTGGACTTCGTGCTGGGGATCTTCGTGCTGATAGCCGGGGCCAACGCCCTGAATTTCCTGGACGGCCTGGACGGCCTGGCCTCAGGCTTGACGGCCATAGCCAGCCTGGGGTTTCTGGGTCTGGGCCTGCTGGCCGGGGATGTGGTCCTGGCCTGCTGGGCGGCCATCCTGGCCGGGGTCGCTTTGGGTTTCTGCAGCCGCAACTTTCCGCCGGCCTCCATTTTCATGGGGGACTCCGGCAGCCTGGTGCTGGGGGGGATACTGGGCTGGATGTTCCTGCTGTTGGGTTCGCACGGCCCGTCCTATCTGGCTGCCGCATTCATCTTGCTATCATGGCTGATCATTGATACCGGGCTGGCTATAATCCGAAGGGCCTTTTTGCATCACGATATCTTCACCGGAGACCGCCGCCACGTTTACGATATGATGTACCAAAAATATCACTCGGCCTGGAAGGTGAACGGCATCATGTATTCCATTCAGGTAATATTGGTGATGCTGGCGCTATCCACCAGGGGTGTTTCTTTATGGATCCCCCTGGCGCTGGCCGCTGCGCTTTGGTTGGCCATCATCGGCTGGATGATAAAGCTGGGGATGTTCGCCCCGCCCGATCCAGGGGAACAGGGCCGGCCGGCCCTGCCCGAGGTGGAGGACATGGACCTGGATAAGGGGATGGATGGATGA